The sequence below is a genomic window from Oceanispirochaeta sp..
AAACCGACCAGGTACTCCGGGAAGAAGAAGAAGACCGTATTGAAAAACGCTGGGAGAGTAGTTATGGCCGGGACAAGAAGTCCCGCTCCATTGCCGTCCTGGGCAAAGGGACCAGTTTCCAGGCCCTGTCTGTCACACCTGCAGCCCTCCGTTTCTTTGAGTTGAAGCGCTGGAACCTCTATACCCTTTTAGCGCGCTACGGCATCCCTCCCCGGGTGGCCAACATTCAGGATCAGCATAGTGCCTTAAGCGGCAGTGACACATCCAATCAGCACGCAGCCTTCTGGAAATACACCATCATCCCTCTGCTCAAGAACTTTGAGCAGATCCTGGAGACCCAGTTCTTCTCCCGTTTCGGCTTGAGGGAACGGGGAGTCTTTGATACCAGTGCTATCCCTGAACTCCAGGAGAGTGCGGACGAGAAAAGCAAACGGGATATCTCCGAGATTGAGGCGGGTCTTAAAACCATCAATGACGTGCTTCGTGAGAGAGGCATAGAACCCAAACCCTGGGGGAATGAATGGCATCAAAATCCTCAGGGGGATAAAAAAAGTCAGAAAACCCCAGAGAAATCCCTGGATTCAGTCAATATTAATAATAATCATCCGATTACCAATAAGGCAAGCCGATCTTTGTTAAATGAACAGCCGATCATTGGAAGCCAACGGTGATACAGAAGAACGTTATAGTCACCAGTAAGGACGCCTTGATCGGGTCAGTTCTGGTCGATATCGTTGAAAAGGAGCACATCGGCTCGATATCCTCCTACTGCACGGATGGAATAGAGACCCTCAGATCCATAGAACGCTGTTGCCCTCAACTCCTTATCCTGGACCTTTATCTTCCCCGGATGAATGGTCTGAGCCTCCTCAAAGAAATTGCAAAACATCACAGCTGTCTCTATACCCTGGCCTACTGCCGTAATCTGAACCGGATGCTGGCGGTCAAGGCCGTGAAACAAGGTGTCACAGGGCTGGCCGACTATTCCTATAGCCGGGATCTTTTTCGTCTGACCCTGGAAAGAGTCTCCCGGGGAGTCAAATCCTATCCTGATGAAGTCAATGCGCTCCTGGATGAACGGGGCTACGAAATATTCCCCCAGAAATTTACAAAGATCACCACACGACAGTCCCAGATCCTGGAACATCTGGCCCTGGGGAAGAGCAATCAGGAGATCAGCTATGAACTGAATATCCACGTCAAAACCGTTGATAAACACAAGTCAGCGATCAAAGAGAAATTCGGTCTTGTTACCTCAGCCGAGCTGGTTCACTTTGCCCTCCGCCATGGAATTATAGAAAAGGAGGAAGGTCTATGTATGTGAAATGTGCGGCTCTTGAGAAGACAGAGCAGGTATGCGACCTCAAGAGCCTGGGAGAGCTGCTCAAGAAGGGAAATCTTCTCACATCCAAGGGAGAAGCCCGGCAGGAGATCCGGGTCTATATGGGAGGGGCCTTCTTCAAGGGCCTGACGGGGGGAGAAGAAGAGGTCTTTCCCTGGGTGTTCAGCACCTTTGACCTGGACCGGGATGACGAGAGGATCGACCCCATGGGTTGGGACCTGAAAAATTACCAGAAGAATCCTGTGATCCTCTGGGCCCATGACAGCCGGATCCCCGCCATCGGTTTTTCAAAAGAGACCCAGGTTAGAGACCGGGTCTTAGGAGGAAACATTGTTTTCAATCCAAAGGAGATGGACCCCTTTGGTTGGGGGATAGGCCAGAGGGTGGCCGCCCGGGTGATCCGCGCCGGGAGCGTGGGATTTCTGATCCAGAAGATAGAGATCACAGAAGAGAGCGGAGAACCCTCCTTGATCTTCCGAAACCAGGAACTCCTGGAGTTCTCTATCTGCAACATCCCCAGCAACCCCCAGGCCCTGAACCGGGATTTCCCACCACCCGAATATTTACAGACACTGCCGGAGGAAACTCACAATTCCTTCTGGAAGGGAATAATCAAACAGTCAGGAGGACAGAACAGATGAAAGAGTTACTGAAAAAGCTGATGGGGCTCTTGGAGACCATGAAGCGGATCGAAACGGATGGTTTTCCCGATGAGGGCAAGGCCAAACAGT
It includes:
- a CDS encoding response regulator transcription factor; translated protein: MIQKNVIVTSKDALIGSVLVDIVEKEHIGSISSYCTDGIETLRSIERCCPQLLILDLYLPRMNGLSLLKEIAKHHSCLYTLAYCRNLNRMLAVKAVKQGVTGLADYSYSRDLFRLTLERVSRGVKSYPDEVNALLDERGYEIFPQKFTKITTRQSQILEHLALGKSNQEISYELNIHVKTVDKHKSAIKEKFGLVTSAELVHFALRHGIIEKEEGLCM
- a CDS encoding phage portal protein; protein product: MLSFSEFMGLDDPFEREQAETINDPYRSHSWVNICINILIRNVGRAPFQITLDGDTVCSGRIFSLFRDVNPFMNRYDLWKETAAWWFLEGEAFWFFGDDYSAGIPREIYVLNPRKMRAWIDGDKVIRWFYATERGEVPLLPDEMIHFREWNPWNPHRGVSPLIALTVEIQQDVRPNKGTSKLLKNNSVPEGILKTDQVLREEEEDRIEKRWESSYGRDKKSRSIAVLGKGTSFQALSVTPAALRFFELKRWNLYTLLARYGIPPRVANIQDQHSALSGSDTSNQHAAFWKYTIIPLLKNFEQILETQFFSRFGLRERGVFDTSAIPELQESADEKSKRDISEIEAGLKTINDVLRERGIEPKPWGNEWHQNPQGDKKSQKTPEKSLDSVNINNNHPITNKASRSLLNEQPIIGSQR
- a CDS encoding peptidase gives rise to the protein MYVKCAALEKTEQVCDLKSLGELLKKGNLLTSKGEARQEIRVYMGGAFFKGLTGGEEEVFPWVFSTFDLDRDDERIDPMGWDLKNYQKNPVILWAHDSRIPAIGFSKETQVRDRVLGGNIVFNPKEMDPFGWGIGQRVAARVIRAGSVGFLIQKIEITEESGEPSLIFRNQELLEFSICNIPSNPQALNRDFPPPEYLQTLPEETHNSFWKGIIKQSGGQNR